One window of the Blastocatellia bacterium genome contains the following:
- a CDS encoding SDR family oxidoreductase, with amino-acid sequence HPLGRIGEPSDVAAAIEWLLDPAQSWITGMVIAVDGGLSTIRSRSV; translated from the coding sequence TGCATCCGCTTGGCAGAATTGGCGAACCGTCGGATGTAGCTGCGGCTATCGAATGGCTCCTTGATCCCGCGCAAAGCTGGATCACGGGGATGGTCATTGCCGTGGATGGCGGTTTAAGTACGATTCGATCCCGATCTGTGTGA